Genomic DNA from Nicotiana tabacum cultivar K326 chromosome 21, ASM71507v2, whole genome shotgun sequence:
GAACTTGGAGAAATGGCAAAAAGGGCTGTAGAAAGTGCTGGATCTTCTTATCTCAGTTTGGAACTTTTAATCAAAGAAATACAAGAATTCCAACTTAACAGATCATCTTAAAATGAGAATGCACAAGTATGCAATGTACTTCTTTGATTAGAAAATTTTATCTGCAGTGTACTTCTTTGATTAGAAAATCTTGGATGCAATGTACTTCTTTGACTCGAATAGCATTGATAGGTGTCACGACTAAAGTGACTTTCGTGCCTCGCTGCGTTAACAATTTGGCCATGTTCCGAGGCGGACTCAGAATTTGAGAGCACAACGGCAACACCATAATTTTATATATGCAAATTACTAGCAACAGAAGACAActctttgaaaacttaaatgattaCGATAATATATCAACACAATACAAATTTAATATTGTCGAATATCATTAATTTGGTACTAATATAATAAAAGTACATCATGCGCTCATACTTGTCTCTAAGCATTTTCATACGCAAAGGGCAAAGGTTTAAACTTTAATGTGTAAATTTTTATATCGAATGTCCCGATGTAATAAGATATGAGTTAAATGTTTAGGTATCACTAATTagaattgagaaaatatatatctTGCTAATGCATAGAAAATCACAAGCCACTTGTGAATGTCCATATGGAAGGGAAGAATCACATAGGAAATTGTCCAAGTTGTTTTTATTTTACAATCTTCAAAAGGTAAAATTTATTAGTCATTACGTGGATCCGACTGCCCTCCCATTCTTGTAAAGACAATATGTTCTACTTCCCCATCATTTTTAGTTCTTTATACTTCCCCATCATTCTTAGTTCTTTAAGTTACATGTTTAGATTTTTTCTCAGATAAAGCTTTCAAAAAAGAGAAAGTTCTAAGCAGAGGGAGGGAGGGATTTggaaaagaataaaatataattgATTATTATGTACTAATAATAAACTAATTttgaaaagataaaagaaaacaaTTAACTAATTTCTAGTAAGGGAGTAGTAGAAagtccaaaaaaaaaaggagtgaGGAAAGGActggaaaaggaataaaataaattgacaATTACGTAACAAAAATAAACTAATTCAAAAAAGATTATAGAAACAAAAGTAAACCAATTGACTAGTAAGGGAGTAATAATCATCATAtcatatactatattataagggGAACCTTCAAAATTAAGGTTGAATTACCAAATTATCCATTAGAAACTGAGTGACCGTTTTGTCCTTCACccaataaaaatattatattaaatgAATAATTTCAGctgtattttttaattattatttacataTCAAACTTTTCACATTTCATCTTCTGTAACTCTTGTAACTTATTCCCTCATTAACCAGTGCATTAACCAAACTAATTCAGCCAACCTATTCGTTACTACAAAAATTTGTAGAATGAGGAGTTACACGTAAGTAAATTAATGGAGGTTAATTCTATTAATAAATATATACAAGGGAAAGCTAAAGAACACCAaccaagaaaaaaatataaaggcAACGAAATGATTTTCATTTCTCACAAGCACGCTTTTGGAGGAGCAAATTTTCTTTGATCTTACATTttcgttttctttctttttttcgtttccttttctttctttttcatccaTAAAAATTTGTAGGAAATAAAAGATATTGAGAGCTGGAGAAGTATGTAGATATGATGGATGCTAGAATAGAATAGTTTCAACTCTTACTACTTTCAAACTTCACGGATGATGAAAACCACATGTGATACTAGCAGAGCGAGCTCGTGAGATATATGGGATCTTCTCTGAAAGGTTGATTTTAGGATTGACATTAATTGATGGATTCTTTTTAGTGTGTAAGATTATAATATTTTGAGATGAGAAGACAATATATACTATATTCATATATAACTATTTACGACCCAAAAAATGGTGTTGTTTATGTATTTAGAGGGTGTATCAAATAATATCTTGACCACTTCAATTATTTTCGTCtaactatttttaaaattttgttccTTGTCATTTCTCTTAAGGTTTAAATATTTACtttttatgagttttatcatGACTGTGAATATTACAAATTAGAACGTTGATATTTTTTTTACCAgtcaatgaaagaaaataaaaataattgaatttgttgcaaaaataaacatgaaaatttcAAGCGAGAAGTTTCAAAAGCTTCCATAACAAGGAGAACTgaatctttctttccttttttcatAGTGTTTACAAATAAATTAAAGCGATTAATATAACTTTTAATTACGTGCATCACTCAGAAAGAAAGTTAAGaagttaaaaatattaaatgataTACAATAATTAACTTTTTGTATGCTATAAAATTTGTTTGAAACTCAAGCACTTTAGAATATACATGCAATATAggtgataattttttttttttttactacaaTTAAGTAATGATGGGTGCTGGGTGTACACGTGCGGAGTACGTGTCCGGAAACTAGTAAGTAAAATAAGGGAGTAATAGTAAGTAAAAAAGGATGTGACTTTATTTACTAGTAAGAAAAAGTTGCCAAAAAAACAAATTAGAACAAAAGGTTAAGTTATAGAGTGGGTTTCGAACCCAGGTCGGGTAAGGAACTTGCAGCAGTCCAGTAAACCAGCCTCGCCATCCAACTTTTATGTTTAAGGGAGCTAAGGGGTCCTCAGTGTACATACAGacatatataacatatatatacatgattTTTGTTGAGGCTAACGAGGGTCCGTGACCCCCACAATACCCTATGTAGGTCCGCCCCTAGCCATGTCCAAGATGCAGGTACGATGTAATTTGCAGTAAGTAAAGGTATGAAGAAAAAGTTAAACTCTTCTAATCCTGACTCTAAAACCATTTATGGTAAGCACTGAAAGTTGTATAGTATTAGATGATTCAGTTGTAAATCAAGAAAGATGTCATAAGTAGTGGTAGTATTTGTTATGCTAGTGAAGTAAGAGCTTACAAGGGTAGGGTTTCATCTTCAATTCCATGAATGCTTAAGTCCTTGTAATGTAGCATCACATGTGTAGTTGTTCATTATGACACGTCGGGCCAAGATGCAAGTAATTCAAACGTTGCAACCATGATGACAGCTATACATTTCATTTCATAAGTTGTCTATATCAAGAGTATTTAAGAAAATTTATCTTAGTGTTTTTTGATGATATACTGGTTTTAGGATCATATGGATCACTTAAAGGAGACCTTTAGGTTGTTGATGAAGCACCATCTCTTTGCCAGGAAATCTAAATGTCATTTTGCTACAACAAGTGTGGAGTACCTGGACATTATATCTCTGCCAAGGGGGTCTCTACTGATCCTAAGAAGATCCAGTCAGTACAAGAGTGGCCAACCCCTTCCACTCTCAAGCAATTAAGAGGCTTCTTGGGGTTGGCTAGATATTACAGAAGATTCATCATCAGGGGGCTATGGGCAGATTAGCAAGCCCCTGACTGATCTATTGAAGAGAGATAGTTTCAAGTGTGCTAGGAAGGCAACTGCAACTTTTCAGTCATTGAAAAATACTCTAACCACTGCATCAGTGTTAGCTCTGCCAGATTTCAGTTTGATATTTACAGTCGAAACTGATGCATGTGATGTGGGAATTGGAGTTGTGATAATGAAGAAGTGCCATCCTATTGCATATCTAAGTAAAGGGTTATCTCAACAACACCAAGTTATGTCTGAGAGTTGCTAGCATTGGTAATGGTTGTCAAAAGGTGGGGGTAGTATTTAACAGGTAGacatttcatttttaaaacttacGAGAAAGCCTTAAAATTCCTACTTAAGCAAAAGTTGCACACAGGAGCACAATTGAAGTGGGTGACTAAATTTATGCAGTATGACTTTGAAATTGAATCTAAGAAAGGCAGGGAGAATAAAGTTGCAGATGCTCTGTCCAGGATTCCTGCGGTGGAAATTACTGTTCTCTCACTATCCACTGTGAGAATTGACCTACTACAGGCCATCATGAATAGCTGGAGTACAGATCCAGAGTTACAAGAGTTAATGCATCGATTGGATAATCTCAAAGAAGAAGTGAACGGGTATTCTTTCATTAATCAGCAATTGCGAAAGAATGAGAGACTAGTAGTTGGGTCTGATGCAATGCTTAGGAAGGAGATACTTCAACTTTGGCATGACTCAGTTACTGGTGGTCATTCTGGAATTGACCATACTTACAGGAAGGTTGCTGCTCTGTATTACTGGAGGGGGATAAAGGAAGATATAGAGAACTATGTTAAAAAATGCGATGTGTGCCAAAAAAACAAGTATGACCACTCTACATCTCTAGGGCTGTTGCAACCACTACAAATCCCAGCACTGGCATGGAGTAGCATTAGCATGGATTTCATCGAGGGGTTGCCTAAGGCTAATGGGAAAGAAGCCATTAGTGTGGTGGTGGATAGATTGACAAAGTATGCTCATTTTGTAGCAGTTAAACATCATTATTCTCCAATAGACATTGCCAAGCTGTTCATGGAAAATATCTTTAAGCTTCATGGAATGCTTGAAGATATTGTGAGTGATAGGGACCCAATCTTCACGAGCAAATTGTGGCAGGAACTGTTTGCTACCCAAGGAGTGACCTTAAACACTTCTACTACTTACCACCCACAGTCCGATGGTCAAACTAAGGTTATCAACATGTGTTTGGAGACTTATTTGCGATGCTATTGCTCTGACTCACCTGCAGATTGGGACATTATTTGATCTTTGCAGAATCGTGATATAACAACACCTTTCACACATCCACTCAGACCACACCATATGAAAGCCTTTTATGGTCAGCCTCCACCTTTATACTTGCCTTATATGTAAGGAGATTCAGGGGTACCAGAAGTGGATAGAAGCTTGACGGCAAGGGAGCTCAAGTTGTAGCTACTTAAGTTTCATCTGTCCAGGTCTCAATGGAGGATGGTCGACCAAGCCAACAAGAAAAGACCAGACAGACAGTTTAATGTTGGAGAGTGGGTATTcaaccagtgttttaaaaggcgtgggcggaAGGCGAGGTGTTTTACATATGTCTCAGCGAGGCGTAAGCACCGAGGCACGGGCGTAAGctccataggtatttaatttttaatattttataaaataatataatgatagtaaatatttataaacatgtaaaattacataaaaattgaagaaaactataaatatgtgaaatatatatatatatatatatatatatatatgctccatccccacaaaaaactagtcaaacaatctattatacgctacttacaagcaatgttttaaaaggcgggggCGTGAGGCGGGGCGTTTTACTTGATATGGGGCGAGGCGTAAGCCTagaggggggggaggggggcgTAAGCCCATGgatctttaaaaattttaatttataaattaataaaataacataataacacaaaaatataaaatataaattaaaagttaaaaattaaaagaaaattaaaggaactcataaaaaaaaaaatctagcaTGATTCTTAAGTATAACTAATGTATACAAATCACGTATAACgtatttaactttcaaataagtaaaaacttacaatttttttaaaaaaatgatcaaactccacattttaccttcctaaaagtaaataattaataaaatcttattagtacgataattaaaatattactccttcatgaATAAATACAAATTAGTTTAACATATCAAATTAATAAAAGTGTATAACAAGGAGGGACAAATGAACTAAAACACGACCAATAACAAGTGAAGATATAAATTTGCAAGTTAACGGATTATATCATAATTGTAATTTTTTGCTCCTGTTGTTGCCTTTGACGTTATCCATTGCAGTTCAATGGTGATGATGAATGTTTGTATGCCCTCAAATTTAAGCATTATTTTGTTGACCCGTAGGTTCATCACTAATTATGGATCTTTTCATGGAAGAGAGATTAGTGTTTGGAATTGCCACCTTTGATGAAGGAAGAAATGGTTTAACAGAAACTGATGGGCTACCATTATCAAAGAAAGAAGTAGAAACGGTTTGTCAAATATTAATCGGTGGTTTTTCTACAAGTTTTTTTGGTTAATTAATTACGTAAATGGAAAAAATATAGGAGAAAACCCcaaaaattggaagaaaaaagaaaagaaaaaggcatTTGCTAGTCAGTGAGGCACGCCATGTCACTAGACTAATGTCCCTAGATTATATAATTATATAGATTGttcaaaatacaaaaaagtaAACACACCAAGAGCTTTTGAGTTGTGTCAAAGGGATTCAACATTTActgcataaaaataattttgactttttatatatattttaatttttcagcAAAGGAGATTCAGACGAATCACTGTAATGCCCTAGCTCTGTCCCTAAATTGGAATTTCATCGTctttattgtattattattgcacgCTATTTATTCTCATTGGTCCATGATCAACAGGGCCTTTTGAAGTTAAGTTGGTCTCTGTAACTCTTTAATCAAACATCACTACACTGGTTTTCAAATAAGGGGTTGCATTTACTTTTAAGTGAATGCCAATATAAAGTCTATAGGGGTAGATTTGGCACTCGACTGGATGTGCAGGGGTACTCATTGTTTCTGGACTTTTCAATTAATAATTTTCATATCTCacgattaaaaaaaaaaactcacaaTATAGATGTTTCAATGCATCAAATGTCTATCAATTTGTTCGATTGTTACTAAACATAGATTATAGCATATGAAAagttttctctctatctctatgaATTTGAATTTAGTGTGACaagaaaaataaatcaaaccaaaaaataaattttacttgTTTTTATATATTTAGCAAACCAACCAGTTCTAAGTAGAAATTTAATCAATTCTGACTGTGAACACCCCTAACATTGGGATTTGCCTTGGAATTGGGACATTTGACCCTTTTCTTTGTCTTTACCGTAGATCTAGGCCCAAATAAATAGTTCACACTACTACCATCGTAAAAGCTTAAgggatctttatacaaatagccGATTGATTTTATTGTTAACTTTTTTTAAccgatatacataaattatatattatttatacatgGTTATATATGTATTATAcgtagattatatatatattatatattctcCGGCtagttttaatttaaataattgaGTGGACTGTTATTTAGGTTAATTGTTCAAAGCTTAATGGGGCAGCCTATTTGGATACTCCTATTTAACCTGTCGCGagtatttccaaaaaatataattggaaGGCAGTGTAAGTAACTTCAGACAAAACTgcttgaattttaatttttttgtgtttttttattttatttaaaataagtggTTCTTGAATTTTGATTATGAAAATAAATCAAGCGAGTGTTGTAGAAAAATTGGTAGTTTAAACTTCAGAAAACCCGATAATGAAGGCCAAAATTCGGGTGTCAGTATCAGACGTTTGGCTGTGGCATGCCAAACTTCAGGCGTGATTGTCGAAAAATTGGCCTCAGTAAATCATACTTCATGTGCATATGTTTGAAATTTATGCGCATATGCCAGAAATTTACTTGCACAAGTAATATGTCAAACATCAAGTAAAACTTCGAATATGAATTTTTGCAAACACGGTTGCACATgtcgaaatattttttttaagtgaCTAAACTTGCAAAGATTAATAAATCTGGGCTAAATAGGCCTCAAGATGGATGGTCTTGAATTATTGTACGCGCTAGCCCCATGGGCAGAATTTTAAGTTTGACAAGTATTTCCCCTCACTTGCCTCATAGAAATACTTTTAACTTTTGACTTTGAGATTCTGCCCATGGAGTAAGTGggggtaaaaaaaattaaaggacACCCAAAAAAGTgtcatatttatgtaattttttgtTAAATGATAAATCGGCTATTTGTGCACTTATCCTAGTAGCATCCTCACATTTGAACcggaagaattaacctaaatagccgcCGACCCAACTGATTAAATAACAAAATATCAGGATAATGTACAATAtatgtataatatgtgtataaccaTGTATAATCAATGTACAATCTATGTATACTAGTTAGAAAGTACACTGTGAATCcagccggctatttgtgtaaagatccttTTGAACTGCCCACTATCCTCCAGTACTAATTGGGCCCAGAGATGACAATTCCAGTTTCAGCCCAATGAAACACAACCCGTCCAAAACACTAGGGTTTTTGAAGGTTTCGCCCTTTGTATAAAGTGCCAGAGTATCACTATCTTCAAAGCTAGCAACTGGTAGCGACTAACTCGTTCTGCTCGGTGTCCTCGTCGTCGTTGTCGTGGTAAGTCTCAACCCCTGTGTTTAGATCTAAACCCCTTTATCGGTATCAATCATTTGCTAACTTAGGTTCTGCGATATTATGCTTTTGCATATGCAATTTGCTGAATCTTTGAATGATCTCTAATTTTCTCTTTAAGATATACATTTTGACGTAAATGGTTGACTGATTTCTCGTATTCTCTCTAAGATTTTTCTGTGCTTTTGAATACGCACGTTATATGACTTGTGTTGGGCAATGTAGTTTAAGTCATGAAGCATAACAATGTTATTCCGAATGGACACTTCAAGAAGCACTGgcagaactatgtgaagacatGGTTCAATCAGCCAGCACGCAAGACCAGGAGAAGAATTGGTAAATATTTGATAAATTATACTCTACTAATATTGTTTTAACTCAAATAGTTTGCTGACCATCTTCCAATTGCAGCAAGACAAAAGAAGGCTGTCAAGATTTTCCCCAGACCAACTGCTGGAACTCTTCGCCCTATTGTCCATGGTCAGACACTCAAATACAACATGAAAGTTAGGTCTGGTAGAGGATTCTCCCTTGAGGAACTCAAGGTTTGTTAATCGACTTTTTATTGCTTCGTCTTCCTTAAAATTAACTGTGAGATGAGCCTATTCTTTCTGCACATTCAGTGTCAGTTGTTTGATTAATAGCTTTAATCATGCTCTAATAAGAAAGCAATTTGCCTGGGATGGagtctatatttttttttggggggtggggggaCCAATTTATGTCCACCCactattaaattattttatttaagatTACAAGGGGTATATCAATTGCTTGCTACTAACTAGAATTTTAGCAGTCTGATACACCCCTTTGGTGGTGTCAAGATTGTAGGATTTTCATACTTTCTTCTTTGTGAGCTCATTTACAGTGTATTTTAAAAAGCAAATGAAAACTTAATTATTGGTGAAGCAGCTGGCAAGTTTTTTCGGTGGGCAAGTTTTTTCGGTGCTGATTATTTTTGTCATTCTAATGTTATTTGGGGGTTACACTGACAATTGAGAACGTAATACAGAATTATTTTACTTTGCTGATTCATTCAATTCATGTTTGTCtgattgttatgtgaattgcttCCAGGCTGCAGGTATCCCTAAGAAACTGGCTCCAACAATTGGTATTGCGGTTGATCATCGTCGCAGGAATCGGTCACTTGAGGGGCTTCAAACTAATGTTCAAAGGTTGAAGACCTACAAGGCCAAATTAGTCGTCTTCCCAAGACGTGCTCGCCAGGTCAAGGTAAGATATGTGGTTTCTGCTAACTGGAAACATAAATGTGTGTATTGCTTCTTCTGAGAGGTGCTTTCTCTCTGTTTGTTTCCTAATTGCTGCAACTCCCTTCAGGCTGGTGATTCTGCCCCCGAGGAATTGGCTACGGCAACTCAAGTCCATGGTGCTTACATGCCTATTGCACGTGAGAAGCCATCAGTTGATCTTGTCAAGGTTACTGAAGAGATGAAGTCGTTCAATGCCTATGGCAAGCTACGTGTGGAGCGGACGAACGAGCGTCACATTGGTGCTAGGATGAAGAGGGCTGCAGAGGCTGAGAAGGAGGAAAAGAAGTAGTGAGGTTTATCTTGGTTGATTTACTTGTCCCATCTTTTTGATTCCTACTTAGTTAATTACAGAATTTGCTTTGAACTTTTTAAATATAGCATTCAATGTCAGCTGAGTGTATCAATTTCAACACTTGTTACTTTGTTGTTGAGATTTTAAGAatgtttaaaattattttcttggtGCTGACCTAATTTGAACAGCAGCATCCTTTGAAAATTTTGGAGTGCAAGGAAGAGTTACCCCTGCCCCCACTGGGTTTATTTAATGGTGAGTGGGAGGAGTGGCGGTAGGTGGTTTGTGTTGATGGCTATATTTTGCTGAATAATGTCCTCGGGCTTGACAGTGAGGTTATCATTTGTAATTTGACCTGATTAATTCGTGAAAGATATGTGATTATTCTGTGAATGTGTAAAGACCGATTACTAGAATGAAGAAACACTGGAAGGTACAAGAGACGATGTTCAAGACCATTAATACCCCAACATTTAAAAGTGCCAAGCTAGTAATAACAAGGACAAAATCTTGATTGATGGGCAAGTTACTTGGTATTTATGCTTGTGGAGTTTAGAAAGGCCAATAGCTGTGGTGCGATATTTTGGTATATAAAATGAGTTTTTGAAGTTAtgcggaaaaataatttttggaagtaaaggttatgtttggacatgcattttacctAGAAAAAAAGTTGAAGCTCTGTGAGTGGAAGAAAAGATTTTCACCCAAAAGTTTGTCCAAACTAAACTTGAAAATCTATTGGGAAAATAACACTATTacattaaaattaattattatatatatgttatatttttagtttatttgattaattttatatgtatttcattttagaaaattatatatgttatattttagtttatttgatttttttaatgtgtatttcgatttataaaattaattattatatatattatatgtttgAAGTGATCTTTgcctgatatttttttttttcttcaaaaactgaTGACTTTAATGAATAAACAATGTTTtcaaacaacttttttttttaaaaagaaaaaaaaatctatatCCAAATGGAAAATGGAAACTTAATTTGCTGTTGTTTCGTTTCTGCCAGGAGAATAACATTGTTTTTAGAGCCGTAGATTTTGATCCAATATGAACTCGACAATATGGACTTGGATACTGAGTTAACCATAATGCATTTGCTGTTGGGGGCGTCTCGCGTCTGTAGAGTTAAGCCTAGGTTCATTCGAACCCAATAATTAACTCAAATCTTAGCTAGGGTTTGGTTATAGATTctcaaatttgttttaaaaaaattaatttcggtaaaatttgatttgaagatgaaaatctGTTTGGATATTGTTTTTCAAACATGTTTcactttatttttttgaaaaacatgaaatgtaACTTATACCCATAAGTTCTAAAACTATCAAAAATACCCAATAGTACTAAATAAACAAACTTGTTAATCCTCGATGCCATTCATTATCATTAGCACAAACTATCGTTCCGAACATAGATAAGTTTGgcacaaaattattatttttataataaactaTATAATACACTATCCTAAAACCATAACCTGATATTTTAATATCAACTGCTAATAACACAATTACTAGCCACTATAATTTGTCAAATTGCAATAATATTACAAGATCCACCGGTCCAAAAAAAATTGATAGTAATTAACTGGTGGATTAGTTGGGTCATAATAGATGGTGGGTTTTtctttataaaatataaaaagtttgagttaatttttgaaattgttaaaaaatcCAACGGcaatattttgggccaaaaacaGGTCTAGAACtagttttggaattttgaaattttattttcaaaatctgccaaaacatgaataaaaTCTATAAATAAATATCTTGGTAAAATCTACGGCCAAACAGAGGCTTATATGTGTTCATTAAACAAGTAGAAAAAACTTAAGTTTGAACTCAATAAATCAAATGAGTTACggtagaattttgaagttgaactcctaaagttaaaattttgaaagtAGCGTGAGAGAAGACAATTAGCGTGGAATGTCATTTACGAAACTTGATTTCCCTATTCTCACAAGAAAAGTCATTTTCTTGATTTCTTTTAAAACACTTGTGTTTTTAGAGaaaaccaaccaaacatgaaaattatagaaaatttccTCCATACTGAACACACACTCTCAGTGTGAAGAGTTTCATTCATGATAATATGCTATCCAATCAAGATTTTCTTATATTCCTATTAAttctgttttaaaaaaataaagaataactAACATTTGGAATTGTTCAGTCCTATTATCActaattaccaaaaataaaaaaagaagttcTATTTTGTCTTAGAACATATATTAGCTTATTTGGGTTGTATAAAGttgttttcctatttcttttatggCGTATATAAAATTGCAATTCTGTGGAACAGTATTAATTTTGGGTATCGAAATTGCAATTTCTTTTGTCGTTCGAAAACATTTACTCAAGTCCTTAAAGCGTATATTATATTTACGTTACAATGTTTTATTCTATACTTATATATAAGCCACAGTTTGAGGAGCTTGAGGTAAACATGTGTGCTTCAGCTGCTAGCTTAAAAGCAAACCTGCTTAGAAATAGAGGGGGTTTCCGGTATTTCATAAATTATGTGCTTTAAATAATTTGTACCTGATTCTCTTATTTGTGTACGTTCTTTTTGTGGACAAAGCAACCACACTTCGTTGCATACACCATGAACATGTGTAAACAATTTGCTGAACCAGTGGGTCCGCTTTAATTCACTGTATCATACGTCCAGCTATGTTTTTAAGGCTATTTTGTCCATGTGGGGCCCGTTTTTTAATTTATCATTATACTTCACCATTTTGACACATTCATCTGAGCAATTTCTGTTTAGAGTAAAATGAGCTA
This window encodes:
- the LOC107764897 gene encoding large ribosomal subunit protein eL13 (The RefSeq protein has 6 substitutions, 8 frameshifts and aligns at 97% coverage compared to this genomic sequence), coding for MYSANGHFKKHWQNYVKTWFNQPARKTRRRIARQKKAVKISPRPTAGTLRPIVHGQTLKYNMKVRSGRGFSLEELKAAGIPKKLAPTIGIAVDHRRRNRSLEGLQTNVQRLEDLQGQLVVFPRRASRSRLVILPPRNCLTATQVHGAYMPIEREKHQLILSKVLKKMKSFNAYAKLRVERTNERHIGARMKRAAEAEKEEKK